A section of the Sebastes fasciatus isolate fSebFas1 chromosome 21, fSebFas1.pri, whole genome shotgun sequence genome encodes:
- the arhgap29a gene encoding rho GTPase-activating protein 29 isoform X3 translates to MGDVENGSVLGLPLTKRSRSFENLFVESGGSSPEKDDPPGPSPPVRAEEVDRTLQRQDSGVESALLYAKAWSKYTKELLAWVEKRLSMDIECAKSYAKMAESAKTLASQQEFMPFREIYTTAFKNDIEYSQLVLHTAAVLQSNKFVQPLLARKNELDKLRKEVKEQWQREQKKMNEADSALRKARLLQAQRQEEYEKAKVSTSRLEEEQIGGGGGAAAAKQLEKRRRLEEEALQKAEEAREHCKACQIDVGDKRVDLVNTKSEIITQIREMVSQCDLTLKAMTVNWFQLQQAQVVSLPVNHQSLCENAKLYEPGQRYIDFVGSLPTNGPRLESHSFDSAATQNTGMPFNKRSLSGSHSSHSNLSQASVTSDLLGADDVDSPITAQHAKIAERCSNSSTDIQALRIQASFRPWASGSQGGGMCSDSESAGGSSESRSMDSPTASPGDFKRRLPRTPSTGTMSSADDLDEREPHSPSDNGLSEMVIESASSPGPFRNTQMSKASQTHKLRKLRAPSKCRECDGLVVFHGAECEECSLACHKKCLETLAIQCGHKKLQGKLHLFGIDFTQAAKNSQDGIPFIIRKCTSEIENRALNLKGIYRVNGAKSRVEKLCQAFENGKDLVELSDLYPHDISNVLKLYLRQLPEPLILFRYYNDFIGLAKESQSIIVEELEASRLSATPVNPAQVSVDLNRVLFKIKDLLRQLPPTHYKTLQFLIEHLHRVMEQAEENKMTASNLGIIFGPTLVKPRQADAEVSLSSLVDYPYQALIVELLVRHYQMIFDTPLSPLSCNTPTDIDSQLRLTYREHEQLSRHSKSLGDIKEQSSKVYKRHSSIIPSSHLLAEVQESMPRLNRRDFEPVDEVDSEAFNGVSSPSVSEVLKPGERGLSRSPHIAITRVQLRHTRNKLSSRPVSLPAERIHNRGQVDENNTRNSTDRDDMKGGSFDQSIEEVEETESSKLRVGTHYRSTFIDTQTLRRTWDKQYKHDVSSRTVRIVASSSPTESAAVDASNLSASVPVSSSSFSLGTTGSISSVFPNRPFTVAVRPNRTVRREDNVAKYGSVTTAFRAPRTLQPPPGTFYKPPSGSKAKELQNFALANSAEDEDEEEDDDDDDDEEEEEEEEEEEELGIEIEVSVDEPLEEDDEAEQAAMSRSPSSSPDELGPNQAKPVYQRLRPRLLLEVEHREAHFV, encoded by the exons ATGGGAGATGTAGAGAATGGATCAGTGTTGGGGCTCCCCCTAACTAAGAGAAGCAGG TCTTTTGAGAACCTCTTTGTGGAATCTGGAGGATCCAGTCCCGAGAAAGATGATCCACCGG GGCCCTCTCCGCCGGTTCGGGCAGAAGAGGTGGACAGGACACTGCAGCGGCAAGACAGCGGGGTGGAGTCGGCGCTGCTCTACGCCAAGGCCTGGTCCAAGTACACCAAAGAGCTGCTGGCGTGGGTGGAGAAGCGTCTCAGTATGG ATATTGAGTGTGCAAAGAGTTACGCCAAAATGGCCGAATCTGCCAAGACGCTTGCAAGTCAGCAG GAATTCATGCCTTTCCGTGAGATCTACACGACTGCTTTCAAAAACGACATTGAATACAGCCAGCTGGTACTTCACACCGCAGCAGTGCTCCAAAGCAACAAATTTGTACAG CCTCTCCTGGCCAGAAAGAATGAGCTGGACAAACTACGAAAAGAGGTCAAGGAGCAGTGGCAGAGAGAGCAAAAGAAAATG AACGAGGCAGACAGTGCTCTGCGGAAGGCCCGGCTGCTGCAGGCCCAGCGGCAGGAGGAGTACGAGAAGGCCAAGGTGTCCACCAGCCGCCTCGAGGAGGAGCAgatcggaggaggaggaggagcagcggcGGCCAAACAGCTAGAGAAGAGGcgcaggctggaggaggaggcccTGCAGAAG GCTGAGGAGGCTAGGGAGCACTGCAAAGCGTGTCAGATTGATGTCGGGGACAAGAGAGTCGATCTAGTCAACACCAAGAGCGAGATCATCACTCAGATCCGAGAGATGGTCTCTCAGTGCGACCTCACCCTCAAGGCT ATGACGGTCAATTGGTTCCAGCTCCAGCAGGCCCAGGTTGTATCCCTCCCTGTCAACCACCAGAGTCTGTGTGAAAATGCCAAACTGTACGAGCCGGGCCAGCGCTACATCGACTTTGTCGGGAGTCTACCCACCAATGGGCCTCGCCTGGAGTCCCACTCGTTTGATTCAGCTGCCACACAGAACACAGG GATGCCTTTCAACAAACGCTCGCTAAGTGGCAGCCACTCGTCCCACAGTAACCTGTCGCAGGcgtctgtgacctctgacctccttgGTGCGGATGACGTGGACAGTCCCATCACTGCCCAACATGCCAAGATTGCAGAGAGGTGCTCCAACAGCAGCACTGACATCCAAG CACTTCGGATTCAGGCCTCATTTCGTCCTTGGGCCTCGGGCAGCCAGGGTGGAGGGATGTGCAGCGACTCTGAAAGTGCTGGAGGGAGCAGTGAATCCCGGTCTATGGACTCCCCCACTGCAAGCCCAG GAGACTTCAAGAGGAGATTACCCAGAACCCCCTCAACTGGCACCATGTCGTCTGCTGATGACCTGGATGAGAGAGAGCCTCATTCACCTTCTGATAACG gtttaagtgagaTGGTAATTGAATCAGCCAGCTCCCCAGGTCCCTTCAGAAACACCCAGATGTCCAAGGCTTCTCAAACCCACAAGCTGAGGAAGCTTAGAGCGCCATCCAAGTGCCGTGAGTGCGACGGCCTGGTGGTGTTCCATGGAGCCGAGTGTGAGGAG TGTTCGTTGGCCTGCCATAAGAAGTGTCTGGAAACCCTGGCCATCCAGTGTGGCCATAAGAAGCTCCAGGGGAAGCTCCACCTCTTCGGCATTGACTTCACACAGGCAGCTAAGAACAGTCAGGATGGCATCCCCTTCATCATACGGAAGTGTACATCAGAAATCGAGAACAGAGCGCTCAACCTTAAG GGTATCTACCGCGTGAATGGTGCCAAGTCTCGGGTAGAGAAGCTTTGCCAGGCGTTTGAGAATGGCAAGGACCTGGTGGAGCTCTCCGACCTTTATCCCCACGACATCAGCAACGTACTCAAACTCTACCTGAGACAG CTTCCAGAGCCGCTCATCCTGTTTCGCTATTACAACGACTTTATCGGTCTGGCCAAGGAAAGCCAGAGTATCATTGTGGAGGAACTGGAGGCGTCGCGACTCAGTGCCACCCCGGTGAACCCGGCCCAGGTCAGCGTGGACCTCAACCGGGTCCTCTTCAAGATCAAGGACCTGCTCAGGCAGCTACCACCAACTCATTACAAGACACTGCAGTTCCTCATAGAGCATCTGCACCG GGTGATGGAGCAAGCAGAGGAGAATAAGATGACAGCCAGCAACCTGGGTATCATCTTTGGCCCAACACTGGTCAAACCAAGGCAGGCGGATGCCGAAGTTTCCCTTTCCTCTCTGGTGGATTACCCGTATCAGGCGCTCATTGTTGAGCTCCTGGTCAGACACTACCAGATGATCTTTGACACCCCCCTCAGTCCCCTGAGTTGCAACACGCCTACAGACATTGATTCCCAACTCCGCCTCACCTACCGGGAGCATGAGCAGCTGAGCAGGCACTCCAAGTCGCTGGGAGACATTAAGGAG CAGAGCTCTAAGGTTTATAAGAGGCATTCCTCTATAATTCCTTCTTCCCACTTGTTGGCTGAGGTTCAGGAGAGCATGCCACGCCTCAACAGAAGAGACTTTGAGCCTG TGGATGAGGTGGATTCTGAGGCCTTCAATGGGGTTTCGTCGCCAAGCGTCTCTGAGGTTCTGAAACCTGGCGAGAGAGGCCTCAGTCGCTCTCCGCATATCGCCATCACCAGAGTCCAGCTTCGACACACTCGCAACAAACTGTCGTCCCGGCCAGTGAGCCTGCCAGCGGAACGGATACACAACCGAGGCCAAGTAGACGAGAATAACACCCGGAACAGCACCGATCGAGATGACATGAAAGGAGGTAGTTTCGACCAGTCCATTGAAGAAGTGGAGGAAACTGAGAGTTCAAAATTGCGAGTGGGCACACATTACCGGAGTACATTTATTGACACCCAGACGTTACGCAGGACTTGGGACAAACAATACAAGCATGACGTTTCCTCCAGAACTGTCAGAATTGTGGCCAGTAGTTCGCCCACAGAGAGTGCAGCAGTGGATGCCAGCAACTTATCAGCTTCTGTGCCCGTATCCTCGTCGTCTTTCTCCCTTGGAACTACTGGGAGCATTAGCTCTGTCTTTCCTAACAGACCTTTCACAGTCGCAGTGCGACCTAACAGGACTGTAAGAAGGGAGGACAATGTAGCCAAGTACGGCTCTGTCACAACAGCTTTCAGGGCTCCCAGAACTCTGCAGCCTCCTCCAGGGACCTTCTACAAGCCCCCGTCGGGGAGCAaagctaaagagctgcagaaCTTTGCATTAGCTAACAGCGcagaggatgaagatgaggaggaggatgatgatgatgatgatgatgaggaggaggaggaggaggaggaggaggaagaggagttggGGATTGAGATAGAGGTGTCTGTAGATGAGCCTCTTGAGGAAGACGATGAGGCCGAGCAGGCAGCCATGTCTCGGTCTCCCAGCTCTAGCCCTGATGAACTGGGCCCGAACCAGGCCAAACCAGTGTACCAGAGACTAAGGCCCAGACTCCTCCTAGAGGTCGAGCATCGAGAGGCTCATTTTGTGTGA
- the arhgap29a gene encoding rho GTPase-activating protein 29 isoform X4 has protein sequence MGDVENGSVLGLPLTKRSRSFENLFVESGGSSPEKDDPPGPSPPVRAEEVDRTLQRQDSGVESALLYAKAWSKYTKELLAWVEKRLSMDIECAKSYAKMAESAKTLASQQEFMPFREIYTTAFKNDIEYSQLVLHTAAVLQSNKFVQPLLARKNELDKLRKEVKEQWQREQKKMNEADSALRKARLLQAQRQEEYEKAKVSTSRLEEEQIGGGGGAAAAKQLEKRRRLEEEALQKAEEAREHCKACQIDVGDKRVDLVNTKSEIITQIREMVSQCDLTLKAMTVNWFQLQQAQVVSLPVNHQSLCENAKLYEPGQRYIDFVGSLPTNGPRLESHSFDSAATQNTGMPFNKRSLSGSHSSHSNLSQASVTSDLLGADDVDSPITAQHAKIAERCSNSSTDIQALRIQASFRPWASGSQGGGMCSDSESAGGSSESRSMDSPTASPGDFKRRLPRTPSTGTMSSADDLDEREPHSPSDNGLSEMVIESASSPGPFRNTQMSKASQTHKLRKLRAPSKCRECDGLVVFHGAECEECSLACHKKCLETLAIQCGHKKLQGKLHLFGIDFTQAAKNSQDGIPFIIRKCTSEIENRALNLKGIYRVNGAKSRVEKLCQAFENGKDLVELSDLYPHDISNVLKLYLRQLPEPLILFRYYNDFIGLAKESQSIIVEELEASRLSATPVNPAQVSVDLNRVLFKIKDLLRQLPPTHYKTLQFLIEHLHRVMEQAEENKMTASNLGIIFGPTLVKPRQADAEVSLSSLVDYPYQALIVELLVRHYQMIFDTPLSPLSCNTPTDIDSQLRLTYREHEQLSRHSKSLGDIKESSKVYKRHSSIIPSSHLLAEVQESMPRLNRRDFEPVDEVDSEAFNGVSSPSVSEVLKPGERGLSRSPHIAITRVQLRHTRNKLSSRPVSLPAERIHNRGQVDENNTRNSTDRDDMKGGSFDQSIEEVEETESSKLRVGTHYRSTFIDTQTLRRTWDKQYKHDVSSRTVRIVASSSPTESAAVDASNLSASVPVSSSSFSLGTTGSISSVFPNRPFTVAVRPNRTVRREDNVAKYGSVTTAFRAPRTLQPPPGTFYKPPSGSKAKELQNFALANSAEDEDEEEDDDDDDDEEEEEEEEEEEELGIEIEVSVDEPLEEDDEAEQAAMSRSPSSSPDELGPNQAKPVYQRLRPRLLLEVEHREAHFV, from the exons ATGGGAGATGTAGAGAATGGATCAGTGTTGGGGCTCCCCCTAACTAAGAGAAGCAGG TCTTTTGAGAACCTCTTTGTGGAATCTGGAGGATCCAGTCCCGAGAAAGATGATCCACCGG GGCCCTCTCCGCCGGTTCGGGCAGAAGAGGTGGACAGGACACTGCAGCGGCAAGACAGCGGGGTGGAGTCGGCGCTGCTCTACGCCAAGGCCTGGTCCAAGTACACCAAAGAGCTGCTGGCGTGGGTGGAGAAGCGTCTCAGTATGG ATATTGAGTGTGCAAAGAGTTACGCCAAAATGGCCGAATCTGCCAAGACGCTTGCAAGTCAGCAG GAATTCATGCCTTTCCGTGAGATCTACACGACTGCTTTCAAAAACGACATTGAATACAGCCAGCTGGTACTTCACACCGCAGCAGTGCTCCAAAGCAACAAATTTGTACAG CCTCTCCTGGCCAGAAAGAATGAGCTGGACAAACTACGAAAAGAGGTCAAGGAGCAGTGGCAGAGAGAGCAAAAGAAAATG AACGAGGCAGACAGTGCTCTGCGGAAGGCCCGGCTGCTGCAGGCCCAGCGGCAGGAGGAGTACGAGAAGGCCAAGGTGTCCACCAGCCGCCTCGAGGAGGAGCAgatcggaggaggaggaggagcagcggcGGCCAAACAGCTAGAGAAGAGGcgcaggctggaggaggaggcccTGCAGAAG GCTGAGGAGGCTAGGGAGCACTGCAAAGCGTGTCAGATTGATGTCGGGGACAAGAGAGTCGATCTAGTCAACACCAAGAGCGAGATCATCACTCAGATCCGAGAGATGGTCTCTCAGTGCGACCTCACCCTCAAGGCT ATGACGGTCAATTGGTTCCAGCTCCAGCAGGCCCAGGTTGTATCCCTCCCTGTCAACCACCAGAGTCTGTGTGAAAATGCCAAACTGTACGAGCCGGGCCAGCGCTACATCGACTTTGTCGGGAGTCTACCCACCAATGGGCCTCGCCTGGAGTCCCACTCGTTTGATTCAGCTGCCACACAGAACACAGG GATGCCTTTCAACAAACGCTCGCTAAGTGGCAGCCACTCGTCCCACAGTAACCTGTCGCAGGcgtctgtgacctctgacctccttgGTGCGGATGACGTGGACAGTCCCATCACTGCCCAACATGCCAAGATTGCAGAGAGGTGCTCCAACAGCAGCACTGACATCCAAG CACTTCGGATTCAGGCCTCATTTCGTCCTTGGGCCTCGGGCAGCCAGGGTGGAGGGATGTGCAGCGACTCTGAAAGTGCTGGAGGGAGCAGTGAATCCCGGTCTATGGACTCCCCCACTGCAAGCCCAG GAGACTTCAAGAGGAGATTACCCAGAACCCCCTCAACTGGCACCATGTCGTCTGCTGATGACCTGGATGAGAGAGAGCCTCATTCACCTTCTGATAACG gtttaagtgagaTGGTAATTGAATCAGCCAGCTCCCCAGGTCCCTTCAGAAACACCCAGATGTCCAAGGCTTCTCAAACCCACAAGCTGAGGAAGCTTAGAGCGCCATCCAAGTGCCGTGAGTGCGACGGCCTGGTGGTGTTCCATGGAGCCGAGTGTGAGGAG TGTTCGTTGGCCTGCCATAAGAAGTGTCTGGAAACCCTGGCCATCCAGTGTGGCCATAAGAAGCTCCAGGGGAAGCTCCACCTCTTCGGCATTGACTTCACACAGGCAGCTAAGAACAGTCAGGATGGCATCCCCTTCATCATACGGAAGTGTACATCAGAAATCGAGAACAGAGCGCTCAACCTTAAG GGTATCTACCGCGTGAATGGTGCCAAGTCTCGGGTAGAGAAGCTTTGCCAGGCGTTTGAGAATGGCAAGGACCTGGTGGAGCTCTCCGACCTTTATCCCCACGACATCAGCAACGTACTCAAACTCTACCTGAGACAG CTTCCAGAGCCGCTCATCCTGTTTCGCTATTACAACGACTTTATCGGTCTGGCCAAGGAAAGCCAGAGTATCATTGTGGAGGAACTGGAGGCGTCGCGACTCAGTGCCACCCCGGTGAACCCGGCCCAGGTCAGCGTGGACCTCAACCGGGTCCTCTTCAAGATCAAGGACCTGCTCAGGCAGCTACCACCAACTCATTACAAGACACTGCAGTTCCTCATAGAGCATCTGCACCG GGTGATGGAGCAAGCAGAGGAGAATAAGATGACAGCCAGCAACCTGGGTATCATCTTTGGCCCAACACTGGTCAAACCAAGGCAGGCGGATGCCGAAGTTTCCCTTTCCTCTCTGGTGGATTACCCGTATCAGGCGCTCATTGTTGAGCTCCTGGTCAGACACTACCAGATGATCTTTGACACCCCCCTCAGTCCCCTGAGTTGCAACACGCCTACAGACATTGATTCCCAACTCCGCCTCACCTACCGGGAGCATGAGCAGCTGAGCAGGCACTCCAAGTCGCTGGGAGACATTAAGGAG AGCTCTAAGGTTTATAAGAGGCATTCCTCTATAATTCCTTCTTCCCACTTGTTGGCTGAGGTTCAGGAGAGCATGCCACGCCTCAACAGAAGAGACTTTGAGCCTG TGGATGAGGTGGATTCTGAGGCCTTCAATGGGGTTTCGTCGCCAAGCGTCTCTGAGGTTCTGAAACCTGGCGAGAGAGGCCTCAGTCGCTCTCCGCATATCGCCATCACCAGAGTCCAGCTTCGACACACTCGCAACAAACTGTCGTCCCGGCCAGTGAGCCTGCCAGCGGAACGGATACACAACCGAGGCCAAGTAGACGAGAATAACACCCGGAACAGCACCGATCGAGATGACATGAAAGGAGGTAGTTTCGACCAGTCCATTGAAGAAGTGGAGGAAACTGAGAGTTCAAAATTGCGAGTGGGCACACATTACCGGAGTACATTTATTGACACCCAGACGTTACGCAGGACTTGGGACAAACAATACAAGCATGACGTTTCCTCCAGAACTGTCAGAATTGTGGCCAGTAGTTCGCCCACAGAGAGTGCAGCAGTGGATGCCAGCAACTTATCAGCTTCTGTGCCCGTATCCTCGTCGTCTTTCTCCCTTGGAACTACTGGGAGCATTAGCTCTGTCTTTCCTAACAGACCTTTCACAGTCGCAGTGCGACCTAACAGGACTGTAAGAAGGGAGGACAATGTAGCCAAGTACGGCTCTGTCACAACAGCTTTCAGGGCTCCCAGAACTCTGCAGCCTCCTCCAGGGACCTTCTACAAGCCCCCGTCGGGGAGCAaagctaaagagctgcagaaCTTTGCATTAGCTAACAGCGcagaggatgaagatgaggaggaggatgatgatgatgatgatgatgaggaggaggaggaggaggaggaggaggaagaggagttggGGATTGAGATAGAGGTGTCTGTAGATGAGCCTCTTGAGGAAGACGATGAGGCCGAGCAGGCAGCCATGTCTCGGTCTCCCAGCTCTAGCCCTGATGAACTGGGCCCGAACCAGGCCAAACCAGTGTACCAGAGACTAAGGCCCAGACTCCTCCTAGAGGTCGAGCATCGAGAGGCTCATTTTGTGTGA